The genomic segment ACCTGGGTCCCCCCCAGAGCCAGGAGGCTCTCTGTCAGGGTCCCCTCTTGCCCTCACTTCCCTGGAGTGCTTGAAGGTGCTGGTCCCTGGAAAGAGGCAGTGACGAGGACCCCCTGGGAGCCGGGTTACAGAGCCAGCAGAGTGGGGGAGTTCAAGGAGTCTGAAGACTGGTCCCCACTGCTACTGCTTCTGCGGTGAGCCTTGGAGCAGGACTCAGAGGGCGACGCAGGTGACTCCTGCTCTAGGACACTGGGGTAGGTGAAGACGAGGTTCGAGgtgcctggagtgatggcaggcgTGGAGGTCACCACGATGGGAGTGTGCAGGGGCTCCTCCCCGTAGAAGCCCCCAGCAATGCTGATGGGCTTGATGACAGAGCGCTGGCCCTTGTCCAGCCCCGCCGATGACGACGAGGGGCTGTCTTCTTCCAGCGGCTCCTGTTTCACCACCACGGCACCCACTCCGCCACTCCCACTGCGCAGGGGCTGCAGCCCCGTGGCCGGCGGCGAGCGGCGCTCCTCCGGGCTGATCTTGCACACGGGCCCGTGGGCCACCAACATGAACTCcagcttctccttctccttctgcaGCTCAGCAATTTCTTTCTGCAGGCCCGACttctcctcctccagctcctctgTCTCCTGCAGGGGAAAGAGAGGTGTGTGAGGGACAGCAACCTGCTGGGGACCTGCCGCGGGGCTCCAGAGATGGTTCGAATCCAGGCGAGAAAAGGAAAACCAGCAATGTCCTCAGAGAAGCAGCCAGCTCACACACCCGGCCGCAGACCCTCCTGGTCTAAGCGACCTGGAGGCTcaagattccttttatttctaaaactCCAGATTGAGAAAGGAGAACACTGGCTTAGAGAAAGGGTGAAACAACAATTGTAGCTGCTATGAGTGGGCActtattttgtgccaggcaccatgttaAGCATCTCATAGGCATTATCCCATTCAATCCTCTAACAACTTTTTGAAACAGGTATTACCATCAGCCCCttctgcagataaggaaactgaagttcagagaggtttaGTAGTCTGTCCAGTGTCAGAATAAGCAGGTAGGGGAGCCCAGATTTGACCCCAAGGCATCAGACTCCAGAGTCCATACACTACTGCGCTCTACTGCCGTGGTGGCAGGAGCACCTCACCCTGAGGGGGCAACAGTGATGtctggaggaggaaggggcaCAGCATGCCATTCTGCCTCCTCTCCGCCTGTGGCCTCAGCCCCATCCAGCCTGCCTGCAGACACAAAACCACCAAACTCCAAGCTCCATGATGGAGGAGACTTGCCTGCACACACAagcctaggacagtgcctggctggTAGGAAATGCTCCATTAATCCCAGCTGGCTCATCACATCCCCACTTCCCTTTCTCGCTCTGATTTCTGAAACAAGTGTTTCAGGACTCGCAGAAGCCTGGGAGAACATTCAGTTCAGCCCCAGTGCTTCAGCAGCTGAGGAACCTGACAGCCTGAGCGGGTATGTGAGGATGACAGGGCCCCACTGCAAGGACCTCAGCCCCTCCTTTTTTACACAAAGCCAGAGAAGCAGCAAATGCACGTGGAGGGAGTCATTATGAAGATGAAAAGGTATGTCACCAGCTCCTCCCCACTATTTCCTTAACACAGATTCCTGTTCAAGAATGGGCTGATATGGGCCAAAGCGTCACTAAGCAGAGAACAGCGTATTCCGGGGTGAAAAAAAGTTTCCATCTGTCTCAAGGGTCTGACGTCATGAGCTTATGAGAGGTTTCCTGCGGAGGATGTGGCTCAGGGGCCTGGGggcggggcagggtgggggctggggagtaGGGTGTGAGGATTCTTGGGGAGAATAGAGGAAAGCAGAGGGACCCTGGAGGGTGGGGCTGGTGGTGAGGAGTGCCCAGCGTAGACCACAGGGCCTGGCTCCTGGCAGGGTTCGTGGTGAGGAGGGCTCTTCTGGGGGAGTCTCCCCACGGAGCGCTGGTCACTGACGGATCCACCCCACCTGGCGCCGAAGACCTCCACTCCGCCCCGACTCTTTCTAACACCCCCATGGGACATCACTACAGGCATCACAAGGTGTATGTTCAACACCCAAGGGTGAGGGCTCCAGGCGGACAAAGGGAAGTTCAAGCGGGTGGATGCAACCTGGGCGGATGAAATAAAGTGATGGCATGTGCTGGGTGATCTCCCGGGCCCCACCCTGGCCGGCCACTGCAAGGATCACCAACAGAGTCTCCCAGACCTCTTCACTTTGAAAACATCCAACCCAGGGGACTCAGCCCTGGCTCTGGGCTTCCTCCACATGGCACGTGGCCCATCCCACAGGGCTACACTCCGGCGGGACTTACGTGATGTGGGTCAGGTCAAGATTTCCAGAGGGCAAGGCAGGGCATGGGTCCCCAGGTGTGGGCGATCTGGCATCAGGACAGAGTGACTCACAAGGGCAGGACAAGGTACCAAGGCGATGGCCTAAGGCTCATAGCCAAGGAaggggagcctcctgcccatGAAGGATACGAGAAAAACCACAAACAGAACAACTCGGCTGGCACGTGGCCCACCTCCACGAGACCCAGAGAGCCCTGAAGAGATGAAGGAGCCCACACGGCAGGCGTCCCCCTGCCCAAACTACGTCCCTCGAGTTGGCTGCCGGCCTGGGGGCAGCTGGAACCTGGAGAAGGAGCCCTGGAGGGCTGCAGGTGTGGGCCTGCCCTGCTCCTGGGCTCCACGATGCCGGCACTCTCGGCCATCCTGCGCTCAGGAGCCCCGGCAGGTCTGAGAGCAGGGGACgttcaggcactgagtgaggaagggagctgggccTGAGAGCCTGTCCAGTTCTCTCTTTCTGGGCCTCCGTCCCCCTCTTTTCTTAATCAGGGCAACGCTAACCCATGTGCTCAAAGGGAGAACGACTTGTCACCACGAACTCATCTGCAGGCCAGTGGTGGGCAAGGAGAGGGTGGGGGAGCCAGGAGCCTTGCGGCCCTTGTCCCAGCCCACCCAGAGACGCCCCCGCCAACGCGGGCTCCTCACCGCCTGCAGCTTCTCCGTCAGCTCCCGGCGTCGGTTTCGGCACTTGGCTGCAGCCAGCTTGTTCCTCTCTCTCCGGATTCGGcgcttctcctcctcctcagggGAGAGCTAAGGGCCAAGGTGGAGGATCATGATTAGGTTCGGGTAAACGGTTCACCAGCTTTCTCTTTTAAACTGCATTTTAAGTAGGGCGAGAAACTCTCCTGGGActgggggagagagaggaaggcacGGGGTGTGCAGCCAGGGTCAGGGGTCCCAGGGCACGCAGCTCTCTGCTGTGTGGCCAGCCCGGCGGGCGCTTAGAGCCGACCGCCCTGTGGAAGGTGATGTCCCATGTTTGAGGGAGAGCACGGCAGCAGTGgtcaggggctcagcagcccaGGCGCAAGGGCAGCATTTGTCGTGTCAGCCCTGATTCGGTGCCAAGGCCAGAGAGAAGGAGCTGGGACTGCTTCCCCCAGGGTCCCCTTGTGCCAGTCGGGCCTGGCTCTCACCCACTTAAGCAGCTCTGCCAAACCCTGGCTGATCACTTCCCCATCACGCTGCCTGCTCGGCAAGCCTCGTTATCCCCATTTCGTTAAGAAGCTGGGTCCAGAGAAGAACCAGCCTGGGGGGAACGTTCTGCTGCCAAAGCGAAGGCCGAGGATGCCGACCCCACTCCCGACTTCCTCTGCAGCCCTGGAGTGCCAGATGTTCAGTTCACCCTGAGGACTCAGGTGTGCCAGGCACACTAGGCCAGGACGGGCCCGACAGGCAGAAGGGAAAGGGACCGTCAGGCACATTCAGTCCTGCTGCCCACCACATCGGTCCATTCAACAAATGAGTGTCTCCTATGTGCTAGGATCGGTTTGAGGGGTCTGAGATTTACCAGAGAACCAAACGGACAAAACTCCCCCCGCAGAGCTTCCAATCCGGGTCACTACAACCAGGCTGGCTGGGGGCCTGTGACTCCTGCCTCAGGGCATGAGCTGTGCTCCACTACAAGGGGCTGAGGTTCTGTTTACATAGAGCCCTTCCGGGGCTGTGACCCCAGTGTCCCCTGCAGGCAGAGGTGACACAAGGAGACGGCTGTGGGCCAAGGcagaaagcaatttaaaaaggaaaggccAGCCCATTCAGTTATCAGACGTGCATGGCACAGGTACTAAGGGCCAAGTGCAGTACCAGGGGTTAGAAGATCCTGAGGGTCCTACCCTCAAGAGAAACAGCCAAAGCCACTTTTCAAGGGAGCAAGAGAGGCTTCCCCCACTGAGGGatgctgcctccactgccagccaCCCCACAACAGCAGGAGCCACTCTCCCGGCTGGGCCCAGGTCCGAGTCCCCAGCAcactccctgcagccctgcagctctgctgttGGGATGTTCTGAACAGCAAAGCAGGACACAGCATCAGAGAGGAACCCCAGCCCTGTCTATACCGAGGTAACCCAAAGTGGCAGAGCCCCACACCTCGTTCTCCAAACGCTGGCATGAAACATGCCAGTGACTGCTCAGACCGGAAGTCTCTCTGGAGCATCAGGCATTTGAGCAGAGAAGTTCATCACAGCTTCTCAACTTCCGAATCCTCCCCCAACAGTCAATATGCAAGGcccagagggaggcaggaagccTGGCAGGCTGGAGAAACCTGGGGCCCCCTGGCGGCTCAGGGCCCCCCTCCCAGGGCCTCCCCTGCGTGTGCTCCTGCCCATCCGCGCCCGCCTCAGGGACCTCCTTCACTCCAGCAGGCCCCGGCCGTGCTCCTTCACCTCCtccgctgcccccaccccaccgggATGAAGACCCAGGCCCAGCTTCCCTCTCACCAGTGCCCCCCTCAGCTGTGTCTCTCGCCCGCTGCAGGCACACCGAGCCCGCCCGTTGGTCATCTCTCTGTTAGTCTTCAGGTCCCTTCCAAAGACCTGGTCTTGGAGTCTCACATTCAAGTCCTGGTTGACTTCCCTCCTCAAGCCCTGTCCACCGTCCCAGCCTCTAAaatcctccccctccccaggACAGCCAGTCTCCCTCCACATTCTCTCTTCTGAGAGGTATCAGGCCAACTGGGGACAGAACATAGAAAGAGTATTTCTGTGTGGCCTCAGGCGAATCACTGAACTGGGCCTCAGATTTCCCTTTATAAAACGGGGTTAAAAGGACTGTCCTGCCTCCCAAAGAGTTTCTGTGGTTATCAAATGAGGTGCATTGTGAGAGCGCTCTCCAAACTAGAAAGTGCTAGAAAGAAGATGCAATTCAGAAGTCTCCTCTGATGCTTCATCTGAGTCCTCAAAGAGTCCACATCAACTGGAGGCCCAGAGCCACCCTGCTGTGTGTGGGGGTCAGCTGCCTGGCAGACGTTGTGAGGCCACTTGGCTGAGACCCCGAGTACTTGCTGTTCATAAACCTGTCTCAACCTGAGCTCGGTAGTCAGCAAGAGAGCCTGATGGCCCAGCTGCAGGCCTGGGTTCAGGGCTCCCCACTGAAAGGGTTGCCAGGGCTCCCGTTGAGAGCCAGCTCAGCACCCCCATCACTGACAAGGGGCAGTTCGACCTCTCTTCCCGCTGGGCTGCTTCTGGACAACTTCTGGCCTTCCCACTGGCCTAGAAGTTTCTCCCTATGGGAGCTGTCAGCATAGGAAGCGTCATAGTGACAGTGAATGGCTACAGCTTGCATGTGTCAGTACCACCATGTACCCATCCacaagccacacacactcccTCCCCTCAGTGCCTCCTCAGTCACTGCCTGTGGCCTCGGGAGCCTTCGGGGCAGGCTCTGGAGGCCCCGGTGGGGCCCCAGACTGGCTCCTGCTAACAGGCTCCTCCCCTGGGAAGGCAGAGGTAGCTTCAGAGGGAAGACCCTCAGGCTAGGGAGCCCCAGAGCCAACAGGGTTCCAGGATGCCCCTACCAGGCTCCCTCTAAGCTGCCGGGTGACTGTCTGAACTAACTGACATGGGATAAAACGTTCctggctctctccctccctctcaaaaaaggaaggaaattctccaGACAGATTGTCTTAGGGCCCGCCTAGGTGAAGTGGTGGAAAACCACAGGGCTGAAGGTCAAAGAAGATAGGttccagtcctggctctgctgctagCTCACCGTGTGACCCTAGACAGGGCCTTtctcctttctgggcctcagtttcctcctctgtaaaatgggtacagagggaacatTAGAAAAGCTGGTCTCCAAAGTCCTTTCCAGATATCAACTTCTAAAGTGGGTGTGAGCTGGGCCCAGAAAAGAATGAGAAGTGTCCAGCACAGCTTGTTTTGTTGTCCTGCTAGTCTAATAGAGTCCCTCAGAAAACAGGCTCTCACTCGGGGATCACTTAATAGAGGGGGAATCCGGCTTACCAGTGGCTATAAAGCTCGGCACCTTGGACTTTCTGAAGGAAGCAGATTAATAAAGGACATTATGACCACTGCTACTGCAATATTTACAACTAGTTATGGAAAGCACAGTGCAGACATTAGCCACTGCCCCAGCAGAAGCCCATCTGCAACCCCAAGCTGCAGCTCTTACAGTATCTATTACACACACCTCCCCATGCTGCCCTGCACTGGGCCTGCATTAACGAAACATGAGAGCATGCAGCAGACATAAGGCCCAGCTTTGTCCTTGGGAACAGGACTCCTGCAAAAGCTTCCAGTTCCTCTGAGCAGCAATTCTTGTGACTCTCTGTATCTTGGGGACCACTGGCACTGGATCTATGATTACCCAGTGGGGACCATTTTGGAAAGTCCCTGAATTGGAACACTGTAGACCTGGGGATCCCGGAGTAGAGGGGGACAATGGTTGAAACGGGGATGTGTTCTGATGCTGGAACTGAGGCCATTCTCTGGGAGAACATTCATTGCAAAAGGGATTCCACTGCTCAAGCATTTTCCCTTCCCTGGACTCATGGTGGCGTAGTGCCGCAGACAGCAGAGCTGCACAGGGAGCCCATGGAACCGGGCTCTGACCCAGACTTCCCGCTCACCTTCTGAGTGGCCCCAGGCTGCTATGTCTGGGCCTTGGCCATGTGATCTGTGAAGGGGGACTCTTTGAAGGCACCTTCCCTCCTTCCTGGAATCACGCATGATTCTGATTTTGCTTTGGGGAATCGGGGCCCATCACTGCCCTGGGTCGCTGTTGAGACACGTGATCAGGTGATGGGCCTTTTGACTATGTGCAGATGCTTCTGGACAGCAGAGCCCCCCTCCACCGACTCTCTGGCATCCCTGCCCACCAGGTGGACTCCTTCTCAAAGCTGAGCCCCTCGAGGGAAAAAATGCTGACATCTACCCTCCTTCCCTCACAGTCAGCTAAAGCAGCTGAAGAGACTCCAGAGACCCCAGATGCACTTCCGCAAGATGCATTCCAGGCTCTGGAAACGGGCTCCTGCTTTGAGTTGGAGGCCTGGGACACTGAGGAGGACGGAAAGTACTGTGGGCAGTACCGGCCTAGTGCATGACCTCTTAGATCTGCTGCAAGTCTCATCGGCACCAGGTAAGAGCTAATCCAAGAAAGCTCCCAGCCAGGGATCGTTGGCTGCTTGTCCTGTGATCCCTCTGCCAAGGGTCAGAGAAGGAAACCGCAGCAGGCAGGTCCTAACTGTCCTTCCCACCTGCTGACACCTTGCCACTCACAGCATGCTTTCCCACGAGTGATCTCATGTAGTGGCAACAAGGCCTGGCTGGCAGGCACCATTATCCCCATTTCGCACAGAGGAAACGGAGACTCAGATTCTCAGGGACGTGGGCAGGATGACAGAGCCAGGCCTGACTCAGGTCTCCGGCTCTGCCTCCAGTGAGGGTCATGTGCCCCTGGCCCCTGGCTCCCTCTTCTCCCCAGGGTGCCCAGAACATTGACCTTGCTCCCACCAGTCTGCAGAAGAACAGTCTTTGCTACGAGGCCCTGAAAGCCACCAAGTTGGCTCCTTTACGCTGATCCGAGCTATACCTGTTCATCTCTCCTCCTGCGGCCCACAGTAGTGCCAATGGTCTTGATCACGCCGGGTCTTGGGAGGGCCATGTGCCCAGGGACAGAGGCCAGGCTCGGCAAGGGGCTGTAGGGGTGCGAGCGGGGGTACGGGTTGGACATGGAGGTGATCACGGTGGGCTGCACCATCCACTGCAGGTCCTGGCTGGTTGTGATGGCGTTGATGGTGGGGATGAAGGCGCTGCCTGAGCCAGGCATATCTACCCGGAACTTCTGAAATGAGGAGAAAAATAGCATTGAGCCAATAACCACCGAGCAGAACAGGACAAGCCAAGCAGGAAGCAAAAACTAGCAGAAAGCAGAGTCAGTGCTTAGGGGGCCAAGGTCAAGATACCAAGTGGGCTTCCCCAGACAAGTCCGGCAGGTCCTGCACACCCAAGAACAGGGCAACCTTTATTCCTGGGGCCCCACGTCAGATCTGCTCCCTGACTGAGCTCCTAGGAACTCCATCCCGGAGTGGCTTAGCAAGGATGTGGTCATATCCCAAATGACTTCTAGGATATGACTGCTGCTCACGCTCAGCAGGCCCTCTCTGTAGCTCCCCAGGCTAGCTGTGCCCACAGCAGCAGCAGGACCGGCCTCCCACTTCGGCCTCCTGAGCTCCTGGGTCACCTGCCATTTATTCCCCAGGGTACCAGCTCAGGACCCCTCAAGGAGATGTGCATACCAACAGCTCTAGAGTAACACAGACCACCAGGAAGCTTATGGTGTCTGCTTTTGTTACTTTCCAGACAGGTTCAGGATGGGGCTGGGATCCCACCATGGGGAGATCAGGCCCATGAAACAGTGTCCTCCAACCCCAGAGACTGGAAGTGGCAGCATTTGCTGCCCAGCTTCCCTTAGCGTCCTTGTCCTCCTCCCTCACCCCATCTCACCCAGGACAGATGCACTGTGTCTCTTTACTTATGTACGTATCCACCTATCTGCTCACAGATGTGCCTGTGGGAAACTTTGGTGCTGCTAGCTCCGAGTTGTGTCCCTGTCTCTTCATCTATGCCCAGACCACTTTGCAGAGCTCGCTGGAACGTGCTGCAGGAAGGATTCTGTTTAAATATAAGATGATGACAGAGTGCAAAAGCTGAAACAGGCCATGCTCCTCAGCAGTTGAACCTGACCTTTCTTCCCCGAATGGAACCCTCATCCTCAAAGGATTCTTATTTCCACAAAAAGGTCTGCAAATCCTTTCTTCCCTAACCTGGTGGGTGAAATGAATAACGAACACTTACTGAGAACTCCCCCAACAACAGGTACCACGGTAGCTTTAACTTCAATTAGCTCATTAATTCTCCCTTTGAGGTAAGAACTACAATTAACTCAATTTTAGAAGCAGAAATTTAGGCATGGAGAGATTATGTAATCTCAGGCCACATAGCTAATAAGCAGTGGGGTCAGGAGTCAAACCTAGGTCAGCTTGACAGAGAGACCATAGCTCTCAAACATGGTGCTATACAAGCTTCTGTAGCATTGCTTTCTTCCAAAATCCAGCCCCAAGTGCCAGCATCCACCCTCACTGCCCTCAGAACATCAGGTCAGCCCTGCCAAGGGTCCCTGCAGGCCTTCTCTCTCACCCAGGAGGCCCCACAGGTCTGTCTGATCTCAGATGAAATCCTGCCATCAGTAGCATGGATGCTACAGCCTCCCCTCTAAACTGGCCCAGTTGGACCAACCAGAAGTATGAGCAGCAATGGCAGCTGCCACCACTGTCTTTGCCCCTGGTGACGTCTGGGGTCCTACTGTGTAAGTGACGCTTGGAGCACCTCATTATAGCTGAGGGAGTGGGGGGCCCTTCCTTGCTCACTGCCCTGCAGCAGCCTGACCCCAGTCTGGGTGGTAGAATGGGGCTGCCTCACCTCCCAGACTGTCGGCCAAAGGCATTCAGTGAGGAGGGCTGCCCGGCACAGTGGGGTCTGAGTCACCTCAGAAGGCAGGCTACTGGGCTTTTTATCAGGAGCTGATTGAAAAGAAGCAGGTAGGTATACACGGCGTGTGTGGAGGGAAGGTGCAGTGAACGAGGAAGAAGCCGAGTGAGAAATGATTTTTAAGGGCTACAAGTGGGACAAACAGGGCTGGGCCGTGAGGAGGCAGAGTGCTGAGAAGGTGTGAGTGTGGCGCAACGCACACAGGAGCCCTGAGGCCCACACGGCTGTTTCTCCTGGGCTGCTTGCTGGGTGGGAGGCTGGGGGGAGTCAGCACTGTCCGGACGGGGGGCACAGATTTGAGGCCTTAGCAAATCACTGAGAACTCAGTCCCTCTGTCTGTAAAGGGGAATATAACGAAACTCACTGCACTGTCTTGAGGATTAAGTAAGTAGCTCCTTGTTAATCACAGGCTATAAAAACATACCAGTGGCTCTCAACCCTGCCTGCACATTATTTCAAGGAGCTTTTTAAAATTACCAAGGAGGGAGCCAGTCTCACCATTAGGGTTCTAAAATAACTGGTTTAGGGTGGGGTTCTGataaggcatttttaaaaaatgcctgaGGAGATTCCAGTgagcagccagggttgagaaacGCTGCTCCCAACAAATGGAAGGTGACATcgtcaccactaccaccaccaccatcaccacggTAAGGGTCTGTGCACTGTGCACGGGGTGGCTCCAGGGAGAACTGCTAGCTTCCCGCTCCTGGGAAGCACCCaacatttttattccatttctctCCCCAAGTCAGCGTCTGAGTTTGAAGAATACCCAGGGCATCCAGCAATGGTTTGATGTGACCCTCCACCTCTTGGGAGAACTGTCAGGAAAGCACCCAGGAAATTTCACGCCTCACTCCAACAAACGAGAAAAAGCTCCCATTTCAGGATAGGGGAAGCAACAAAAAAACCTGAAGCAGAGCTTGGGGACCAAGATCCCACAGGAACAAGTGGATGACTCTCAGCCCTTCCCAGGGCCCTCCAGTCCACTTGCTCTGTGATGCCAGATCTACAGAACGCGCTCCCGGCCATCAGCCAGATTCCTTGCAGCAATGACTTGGTCTAGACAAAACAAGACAGCAATAAAAACAAGGCAGCAGGTAATGACTGCCTCTGAATGCATGTACAACTGGTTTCAGAGGGAGGTAAAGCCATCTGGATAACACACTGGCTCTAAACTGCAAGGAAAACAATGTCCCATCCCCAGAGGGGACTGGGGCTCTGATAAAGAAGGCTTTTGTCTCCAGGAGAAGCCTCTCAAGACACACACGCAAGTTGAAATTAGATCTGGCAGAGGTATCTTGTCTCAACTATGATGGTTATTCAGAAAGTGGCACTGTGGTAGGAGAGAAGTGAGCTAGGAGTTTGCGGTCCCAGAAGTCAGGCTGGTGTTCAGTGCCAACAGACGCAGAATCAGTCAAACGTCATGTTGGAGATAAACCACTGTTCTCGGTGAACAGGTTAACCCTGCGCAGAAACCAAGATAGAGTTTGCCGGATGTGGGGATTCCAGAGGTTTGGTACCTGCTGCAGTGCCAGGTGTGAGCTGGAAGTAGGAGCAGAGACGAGGTAACCCTGGACCTCACTTGACTCCCCTGGGACTCTccaaccacccccacccccagcccagaagCTCCTCCTCTAGGGACAGGATAGAAGATGCTGGAGGCTATGTGGCATTCCAGCCTGGCAAAGCCTCTAAATGCTTATTTAACTGTGTCATCCTGTTGACTTCTGGGTGGGCAAGAATGCCTATAAAAGGACAAACTGGCGCCCACCAACCTCCTAGAGCTGAGTCTGGCAAAGTTCTTCTGaaaaaggccagatagtaaatattttaggctttgttggCCATACAGTCTCttttgcaactactcaactctgccactgtagcGTGAAGCAGTCAGACAACATGTAAACAAATTGGCATGCCTGACTTCCATTAAACTTTCTTTACAAAAATACACGGGCCATAGTTTGCGGAGCTCTGTTCTAGAGGATCATTCTCATCTCCTATGCTCgtgatggggggaaaaaaataaagagaggagGAGCAAACAAAAACTCAGAACTATTCCTCTGATCCGAGGGGTCACAGGATGGACTCTCTCCCATCAGATTCAGTCTCCAGACCTGAGGCCGAAGCTCGAGCCTTACAAGCCTTGCTGTGGGTCCTTGGGCACCAGAACCTCCTTTATCGTGCAGCACCCTGCATTTAAGGGTGCTGTTGGGCTGCTCAGTAAGTATGCATGTCCTCCTCCCACTGCCTATGCAAAAGACAACTCAGAACACAGGAGTCCCAAATTCATCGGGTCAGAGAGGTCCCTGCACCCCAGCAGTTGCTGATCTGGGAAATGATCTTTATGAACTCTACAGCAGGGCCTTGGATTCAGAAATGAGGGTCACAACCACGGCCTTCTGTAGAAGGGCCCAAGAAGTAGGGTTTGGGTTCCCTTTTCTTGCAGACATGGATTGCACAGGCTTATCCCAGAAACTCCTGAGCTGGGCAGAAATGGCATTTGAGATGGAAGCCAGGGTTGGTGTTCTTGGTCCATCCCCTCAAACAGGCATTTCTCTATCAGACTGATTTCCAACCAGGCCACCAAGCATTCCAGCCATGTACCCCATGCCTGTGACCTGTCTCAGCAGGCAGGCATGACTACACATGTCTAGGAAGGGTCTGGGTTCTTACTCTTAAGGAACCCCCCCTCTTTTTTAGATTCCCAGCATGGGAAAGAAAAATTCCAATATCCCAGGAGACTGGCTCAGGGGAAAAGGGGTAAGGGCAAACCCTGCCTCATTTGCCCCAGACTATCAGTTAAAGTCCAGTTTGACTCAAGCACTCTATATTTGTACTGAACTGGGATGTTCTCCTCAGCCTCCTATATGGAATTCTACCAGTCTTCATAGATTCTGCACTGGACAGCCCTTTGACCTTTCATTCCTATCTGAGGAAAGCCACTTATATCACAGTAAAAACTGGTTGTAATAATTCACGATTTCCCAAATTTTCACAGTATACACACACTATCGCAGGTGACCTGTCATCTTCCTCTCTTTCCCAGGTCCACTTGAAAGAACCATGCTATCCCCTCCTTCTAAATgtcagggaaagaaaaggaaaagaagtaagTGGCTGATAGGGAGTCAACCCCAGGTTCCCCACTTGCTTTCCTCCAGGTTTCTGGTCAGAAACCCTGCCCCAAAGCTTGGGGGGATTCTCTCTACTAATCTGTTTGTGCCTTTTGTACCCCTACCAACCCTCAGCTCCGCACTCAATGGGAAGGGTATGTCACTTCATCTTCCCTAGAGCCACAGCAGGGCAAGCATGGCCAAGTCACTGCCACACAATGGGAGAGAGACAGCGCCAGGCAAGAGGACACTTACATCGCCCCTCTCCGGTCCGGTGACTCCAAGAGGCATAGGGTTACCAAGCTAGGCCGGGAACAGATACATTTTCCTCAATCAGGGCAGCTGCTGTCATTATGAAATGCTGCGGTCAtcaaaaaagaccacatactacatGGATGAGACATATCCACAAAGTAACaacactattttctttctttctttcaacaaataGACCAGAAAGTTGGCTTCCTCAATTCCCTGAACCAGTGCTTTTGTTCCTgttcaaaagaggaaaaaaaaccctgatgGTATAGAAGGCAAAGGTGCCTGC from the Manis pentadactyla isolate mManPen7 chromosome 2, mManPen7.hap1, whole genome shotgun sequence genome contains:
- the FOSL2 gene encoding fos-related antigen 2 isoform X1, whose protein sequence is MYQDYPGNFDTSSRGSSGSPAHAESYSSGGGGGQQKFRVDMPGSGSAFIPTINAITTSQDLQWMVQPTVITSMSNPYPRSHPYSPLPSLASVPGHMALPRPGVIKTIGTTVGRRRRDEQLSPEEEEKRRIRRERNKLAAAKCRNRRRELTEKLQAETEELEEEKSGLQKEIAELQKEKEKLEFMLVAHGPVCKISPEERRSPPATGLQPLRSGSGGVGAVVVKQEPLEEDSPSSSSAGLDKGQRSVIKPISIAGGFYGEEPLHTPIVVTSTPAITPGTSNLVFTYPSVLEQESPASPSESCSKAHRRSSSSGDQSSDSLNSPTLLAL
- the FOSL2 gene encoding fos-related antigen 2 isoform X3, with the protein product MPGSGSAFIPTINAITTSQDLQWMVQPTVITSMSNPYPRSHPYSPLPSLASVPGHMALPRPGVIKTIGTTVGRRRRDEQLSPEEEEKRRIRRERNKLAAAKCRNRRRELTEKLQAETEELEEEKSGLQKEIAELQKEKEKLEFMLVAHGPVCKISPEERRSPPATGLQPLRSGSGGVGAVVVKQEPLEEDSPSSSSAGLDKGQRSVIKPISIAGGFYGEEPLHTPIVVTSTPAITPGTSNLVFTYPSVLEQESPASPSESCSKAHRRSSSSGDQSSDSLNSPTLLAL
- the FOSL2 gene encoding fos-related antigen 2 isoform X2 is translated as MYQDYPGNFDTSSRGSSGSPAHAESYSSGGGGGQQFRVDMPGSGSAFIPTINAITTSQDLQWMVQPTVITSMSNPYPRSHPYSPLPSLASVPGHMALPRPGVIKTIGTTVGRRRRDEQLSPEEEEKRRIRRERNKLAAAKCRNRRRELTEKLQAETEELEEEKSGLQKEIAELQKEKEKLEFMLVAHGPVCKISPEERRSPPATGLQPLRSGSGGVGAVVVKQEPLEEDSPSSSSAGLDKGQRSVIKPISIAGGFYGEEPLHTPIVVTSTPAITPGTSNLVFTYPSVLEQESPASPSESCSKAHRRSSSSGDQSSDSLNSPTLLAL